Below is a genomic region from Desertibacillus haloalkaliphilus.
GTGTATTGTACTCACCTTTTATAAGACTTAATATAATACAAGTAAATTAATTATTCAACAGGTTGTTCAATAAAAGGAATTAAAACCAAAAAGGGAGGTAGCCACTGTGTTTAAAGCAGAATGGGAATATTTGAAGAAGCACAAGTTCTTCATGTTGGTTATCGTCGTATTGTTCTTCGTACCATCGATATACGCGGTAACCTTTTTGAGCTCATTATGGGATCCATATGGTCAGGTGAAGAACTTACCAGTAGCCATTATTAATAAGGATAAGTCAGTCACTTATGAAGGGCAGAAGCTTGCAGTCGGCG
It encodes:
- a CDS encoding YhgE/Pip family protein — protein: MFKAEWEYLKKHKFFMLVIVVLFFVPSIYAVTFLSSLWDPYGQVKNLPVAIINKDKSVTYEGQKLAVGDDLEKELRKSKDMDFHFPSEKEAKAGLKDGKYYT